Proteins from a genomic interval of Caulobacter sp. SL161:
- a CDS encoding NAD-glutamate dehydrogenase translates to MSGVKIDPSNSLTAAYALTRGKTVQELAIEERDFLAQVGADWAIEDAPVLSAKAAAASLAEFFDFARAVKGDQPTVRLRSAGETGAARDLLEIVQPDRPFLVDSVMGEITESGFRVRAMFHPVVEIDGIARSFIQVHLDPVGEDRVESLLEQIRETLFDVRRAVGDFKAMRDLMHRAVAELAATPGVTSEEGRQEDLAFLRWLEDDNFVFLGARVYEYPRSSDGGYAAEEPLYEAEASLGVLRDSSRSVLRRAYEPAILSKQLQRQLETGAPVVVAKSNLRSRVHRRGFMDYVGVRRYGDDGKPSGEVRFVGLFTAEAYETPAVEVPLIRHRVARIMRRAAKAPGSHNEKRLRNILETWPRDELFQTSEDTLLSMALGVLHLIDRPRVRLFARLDPFDRFASVLVYIPRERFDTEVCARAGAILADAYDGKVLEYYPEISDAPLARAHFIIEVTPGDHPDPDLSQVEARIADTALTWEDRFEAVVRAGGAPTGGVRTLLDKYGYAFPPGYRDQYDALEALADIDIIETLTEGALPRVRAFRRFEDGPRTFRFKLYLRGAAAPLAEVLPILERMGLKALIEDGFRLSIHEKDGPHSVWVHEFVLDDPAGEHIVFDEVRQVFEEAFIAIWTGATENDGFNRIVLEMAVGWREAALLRALARYRQQSGLDPSQQVQEAALRDHPMVARLILDLFRVKFDPAIRADLRTRREQAEAVQFSIVEALQAVESLDADRVLRRLAALVGAIQRTNFYQLGADGEPKSYISFKIASRELEDLPAPKPYREIYVSAPHVEGVHLRFGPVARGGLRWSDRRDDFRTEVLGLVKAQQVKNAVIVPVGSKGGFYPKQLPRGGDRDAIQAEAIRAYKTFLSGLLDLTDNIDADNQVVPPPAVIAHDAQDPYLVVAADKGTATFSDIANGVAESYGFWLGDAFASGGSVGYDHKVMGITARGAWEAVKRHFRELGKDIQTEPFTVVGVGDMSGDVFGNGMLLSKQTKLLAAFDHRHIFLDPNPDPAVSWAERDRMFKLPRSSWEDYDKSKISAGGGVFARSLKSIPLSAEVRAMLEIKAEAVSPAELMTAILKSKAELLYLGGIGTYVKAKGETNADAGDKANDAIRINGSDLRVKVVGEGANLGLTQAGRIEFAQAGGHINTDAIDNSAGVDSSDHEVNIKILTGILERGGQLDRESRNTLLASMTDDVAHHVLEHNYDQTLALTLLESDAVSEVDAQIRYMVNLEQRGRLDRRVEGLPTNTTLLERKAAGRGLTRPELAVLLAYGKLDLFDEIVASQSPDDPWFERTLRGYFPEALDQYADAMQKHRLKREIIATVVGNQMVNMCGPTFVSRLKAAAGADINAVVVGFTAAREILGIDGLWDQVNGLDNKASAEGQTALYKALAYALRSLTFWLARRAQRDAANVQTLVEAYGPSVAALRALAPAILSPFEQKAVAKRVKAYVADGAPEALALSVAALQPLTTAADLVDLANASSWSVENVARLYHQVGAAFGFDRLRGAAGSFVGGDAFERLAVRRLIEDMLTEQTSITQQVLKFAANAQAGEDEGAAKAAISSWAALRGDRPRAVKRTIEDIEQAGGGWTFAKLTIANAALRELSSAA, encoded by the coding sequence ATGAGCGGCGTTAAGATTGACCCCAGCAACAGCTTGACCGCCGCCTATGCCCTGACGCGCGGCAAGACGGTCCAAGAGCTGGCCATCGAAGAGCGCGACTTTTTGGCTCAGGTCGGCGCCGACTGGGCGATCGAAGATGCTCCCGTGCTTTCGGCCAAGGCCGCCGCCGCCTCGCTGGCGGAGTTCTTCGACTTTGCGCGCGCTGTGAAGGGTGACCAGCCGACCGTCAGGCTACGCTCCGCAGGCGAAACCGGCGCGGCGCGTGATCTGCTTGAAATCGTTCAGCCGGACCGACCTTTCCTGGTCGACAGCGTCATGGGCGAGATCACGGAAAGCGGGTTCCGCGTCCGGGCGATGTTCCACCCCGTGGTCGAGATCGACGGGATCGCGCGGTCGTTCATTCAAGTCCATCTGGATCCTGTTGGCGAGGATCGTGTCGAATCCCTGCTGGAACAAATCCGCGAAACCCTCTTCGACGTGCGTCGGGCGGTCGGCGACTTCAAGGCGATGCGGGATCTGATGCATCGCGCGGTGGCCGAACTGGCGGCGACCCCCGGCGTGACCAGTGAGGAAGGGCGTCAGGAAGATCTGGCCTTCCTTCGATGGCTCGAGGACGACAACTTCGTCTTTCTCGGTGCGCGGGTGTACGAGTATCCCCGATCCAGCGATGGCGGATATGCGGCCGAGGAGCCGCTGTACGAAGCCGAAGCGAGCCTGGGCGTTCTGAGAGACTCCTCGCGCTCGGTCCTTCGCAGAGCCTACGAGCCCGCGATCCTGTCCAAGCAGCTGCAGCGTCAGCTCGAGACCGGCGCCCCTGTAGTGGTCGCCAAGTCGAACCTCCGTTCGCGCGTGCATCGCCGTGGCTTCATGGATTACGTGGGCGTGCGACGCTATGGGGACGACGGCAAGCCATCGGGCGAAGTCCGCTTTGTGGGCCTGTTCACCGCCGAAGCCTATGAGACGCCGGCCGTCGAAGTTCCGCTGATCCGTCACCGCGTGGCCAGGATCATGCGTCGCGCCGCCAAGGCGCCGGGCAGCCATAACGAAAAGCGGCTGCGAAACATCCTTGAGACCTGGCCACGCGACGAGCTGTTCCAAACCAGCGAAGACACGCTGCTGTCGATGGCGCTGGGCGTCCTGCACCTCATCGATCGGCCGCGCGTACGGCTGTTCGCGCGCCTCGACCCGTTCGACCGCTTCGCCTCCGTTCTGGTCTACATCCCCCGCGAACGCTTCGACACCGAGGTCTGCGCGCGGGCCGGCGCGATCCTCGCCGACGCCTACGACGGCAAGGTGCTGGAGTATTATCCGGAGATTTCCGACGCGCCGCTGGCGCGCGCCCATTTCATCATTGAGGTCACGCCCGGAGACCACCCCGATCCAGACCTCTCGCAGGTCGAGGCCCGGATCGCGGACACCGCGCTGACCTGGGAAGACCGGTTCGAAGCCGTCGTCCGCGCGGGCGGCGCCCCGACGGGTGGCGTTCGCACCCTTCTGGACAAGTATGGCTATGCGTTCCCGCCGGGCTATCGCGACCAGTACGATGCGTTGGAAGCGCTCGCCGACATCGACATCATCGAGACCCTGACCGAAGGCGCCTTGCCTCGCGTACGCGCCTTCCGGCGCTTCGAAGACGGACCACGGACCTTCCGGTTCAAGCTCTATCTGCGTGGCGCGGCTGCGCCGCTGGCTGAGGTTCTGCCGATCCTGGAGCGCATGGGCCTCAAGGCGCTGATCGAGGATGGCTTCCGCCTCAGCATTCACGAGAAGGACGGGCCGCATTCGGTCTGGGTGCATGAGTTCGTTCTGGACGACCCAGCGGGCGAGCACATTGTGTTCGATGAAGTTCGCCAGGTTTTCGAAGAAGCATTCATCGCGATCTGGACCGGCGCCACGGAGAACGATGGTTTCAACCGTATCGTGCTCGAAATGGCCGTGGGTTGGCGGGAAGCAGCGCTGCTGCGCGCCCTCGCACGCTACCGGCAGCAGTCCGGGCTGGACCCCAGCCAGCAGGTTCAAGAAGCGGCGCTTCGCGATCACCCGATGGTCGCACGGCTCATTCTCGATCTCTTCCGCGTCAAGTTCGATCCGGCGATCAGGGCCGACCTCAGGACCCGGCGAGAACAGGCTGAGGCTGTTCAGTTCAGCATTGTCGAGGCGCTGCAGGCCGTCGAGAGCCTCGACGCCGACCGCGTGCTTCGCCGCCTGGCCGCTCTGGTGGGCGCCATCCAGCGCACCAACTTCTACCAGCTTGGCGCCGACGGAGAGCCCAAGTCCTATATCAGCTTCAAGATCGCCTCCCGCGAACTGGAAGACCTGCCGGCGCCCAAGCCCTACCGCGAAATCTATGTCTCGGCGCCGCACGTCGAGGGCGTCCACCTGCGGTTTGGCCCGGTCGCCCGCGGCGGCCTGCGGTGGTCGGATCGCCGCGACGACTTCCGCACCGAAGTGCTGGGCCTGGTGAAGGCGCAACAGGTCAAGAACGCCGTCATTGTGCCGGTCGGCTCCAAGGGCGGCTTCTATCCGAAGCAACTGCCGCGCGGCGGCGATCGCGATGCGATCCAGGCCGAGGCGATCCGGGCCTACAAGACCTTCCTGTCGGGCCTGCTCGACCTCACCGACAATATCGACGCCGACAACCAGGTCGTGCCGCCGCCGGCGGTCATCGCCCATGACGCCCAGGACCCGTATCTGGTCGTCGCCGCCGACAAGGGCACGGCGACCTTCTCCGACATCGCCAACGGCGTGGCCGAGAGCTACGGCTTCTGGCTGGGCGACGCCTTCGCCTCGGGCGGCTCGGTCGGCTACGACCACAAGGTGATGGGCATCACCGCCCGCGGCGCCTGGGAAGCGGTCAAGCGCCACTTCCGCGAGCTGGGCAAGGACATCCAGACCGAGCCCTTCACGGTCGTGGGCGTGGGCGACATGTCGGGCGACGTGTTCGGCAACGGCATGCTGCTGTCCAAGCAGACCAAGCTTTTGGCCGCCTTTGACCACCGCCATATCTTCCTTGACCCGAACCCCGATCCCGCCGTCTCGTGGGCCGAGCGCGACCGGATGTTCAAGCTGCCGCGCTCGTCGTGGGAGGACTACGACAAGTCGAAGATCTCGGCCGGCGGCGGCGTCTTCGCCCGCAGCCTGAAGAGCATCCCGCTCTCGGCCGAGGTTCGCGCCATGCTGGAGATCAAGGCCGAGGCCGTGTCTCCCGCCGAGCTGATGACGGCGATCCTGAAGTCTAAGGCCGAACTGCTCTATCTCGGCGGCATCGGCACCTATGTGAAGGCCAAGGGCGAGACCAACGCCGACGCCGGCGACAAGGCCAATGACGCCATCCGCATCAATGGCTCGGACCTTCGGGTGAAGGTGGTCGGCGAAGGCGCGAACCTGGGCCTGACGCAAGCCGGCCGCATCGAGTTCGCTCAGGCCGGCGGTCACATCAACACCGACGCCATCGACAACTCGGCAGGCGTCGACAGCTCCGACCACGAGGTCAACATCAAGATCCTGACCGGGATCCTGGAACGCGGCGGACAGCTGGATCGCGAAAGCCGCAATACGCTCCTGGCCTCGATGACCGATGACGTGGCCCACCACGTCCTTGAGCATAACTATGATCAGACCCTGGCCCTGACGCTGCTGGAAAGCGACGCGGTCAGTGAGGTCGACGCCCAGATCCGCTACATGGTCAATCTGGAACAGCGCGGCCGGCTGGATCGCCGGGTCGAGGGCCTGCCGACGAATACGACGCTTCTGGAGCGCAAGGCGGCAGGTCGCGGCCTGACGCGCCCAGAGCTCGCGGTCTTGCTGGCCTACGGCAAGCTGGATCTGTTCGACGAAATCGTCGCCAGCCAGTCGCCCGATGATCCCTGGTTCGAGCGCACCCTGCGCGGCTACTTCCCCGAGGCGCTGGATCAGTACGCCGACGCCATGCAGAAGCACCGGCTGAAGCGCGAGATCATCGCCACCGTCGTCGGCAACCAGATGGTCAACATGTGCGGTCCGACCTTTGTCAGCCGCCTGAAGGCCGCCGCCGGCGCCGACATCAACGCCGTGGTGGTCGGCTTCACCGCCGCCCGCGAGATTCTCGGGATCGACGGTCTTTGGGATCAGGTCAACGGCCTGGACAACAAGGCCTCCGCCGAGGGTCAGACCGCGCTCTACAAGGCGCTGGCCTACGCCCTGCGCAGCCTGACCTTCTGGCTGGCGCGCCGCGCCCAGCGCGACGCCGCCAACGTCCAGACGCTGGTTGAGGCCTATGGCCCGTCGGTCGCCGCGCTCAGAGCGCTGGCGCCGGCGATCCTGTCGCCGTTCGAGCAGAAGGCGGTGGCCAAGCGGGTGAAGGCCTATGTCGCGGACGGCGCGCCGGAAGCGCTGGCCCTGAGCGTCGCTGCTCTTCAGCCGCTGACGACGGCCGCCGACCTCGTCGACCTCGCCAACGCCTCCAGCTGGAGCGTCGAGAATGTCGCGCGCCTCTATCATCAGGTCGGCGCGGCGTTCGGGTTCGACCGCCTGCGCGGCGCAGCCGGTTCGTTCGTGGGCGGCGACGCCTTCGAGCGCCTGGCCGTGCGTCGCTTGATCGAGGACATGCTGACCGAGCAGACCTCGATCACCCAGCAGGTCCTGAAGTTCGCCGCCAACGCCCAGGCCGGCGAGGACGAAGGCGCCGCCAAGGCCGCCATCTCGTCCTGGGCCGCCCTGCGCGGTGATCGTCCGCGCGCCGTCAAGCGCACGATCGAGGACATCGAACAGGCCGGCGGTGGCTGGACCTTCGCCAAGCTGACGATCGCCAACGCGGCCCTGCGTGAGTTGTCCAGCGCCGCCTGA
- a CDS encoding AI-2E family transporter, translating to MPAPAPPSVTTRNAVVFLAVIAGAATLKWMQDILTPLALALFLAVMIDSFARVLTDRTPRFPRRLALPTAVVLSLWLFGMSVWIVIDNGKEFFDHSSQYVDSLNAIIAKFTPTIARLAPGLELSVAPTIGDLVKHLNPQRYFGDVAQSFNSFATSAILVLIYLGFILASRRGFARKIVALFPHHAERETNMKMFQRIRDGVEQYLWIQTVTGLMIAVSAFVVMMLVGLDNAFFWAFLIFLAAYIPILGGAIGCFLPPIFALIQFPESLWPAVILFVALQGIFFVVGNVILPRMQGDSLNMDPTVVLLSLAVWGALWGVPGMFLSTPLTVAAMVILAQFEGSRWIAILLSEDGDPQGVPETPAADAAQKK from the coding sequence ATGCCGGCACCCGCCCCGCCGTCGGTCACGACGCGCAACGCCGTGGTCTTTCTGGCCGTCATCGCCGGCGCGGCGACGTTGAAGTGGATGCAGGACATCCTGACGCCCCTGGCGCTGGCGCTCTTTCTGGCGGTGATGATCGACAGTTTCGCGCGGGTGCTGACTGACCGAACGCCGCGCTTTCCCAGGCGTCTCGCCCTGCCGACAGCGGTAGTGCTGTCCCTATGGCTGTTTGGGATGTCGGTCTGGATCGTCATCGACAACGGCAAGGAGTTCTTCGACCACTCCTCCCAATACGTCGACAGCCTCAATGCGATCATCGCCAAGTTCACCCCGACCATCGCGCGTCTCGCGCCGGGCCTTGAACTGTCGGTCGCCCCGACGATCGGCGACCTCGTCAAGCACCTGAACCCGCAACGCTACTTCGGCGATGTCGCCCAGTCCTTCAACAGCTTCGCCACCAGCGCTATCCTGGTGCTGATCTATCTGGGCTTCATCCTGGCCTCGCGTCGTGGCTTCGCCCGGAAGATCGTGGCGCTGTTTCCCCATCACGCTGAGCGCGAGACGAACATGAAAATGTTCCAGCGCATTCGCGATGGCGTTGAGCAATACCTCTGGATCCAGACCGTGACCGGCCTGATGATCGCGGTCTCGGCGTTCGTAGTCATGATGCTCGTGGGCTTGGACAACGCCTTCTTCTGGGCGTTTCTGATCTTCCTGGCCGCTTACATCCCGATCCTCGGCGGCGCGATCGGCTGCTTCCTGCCGCCGATCTTCGCGCTGATCCAGTTTCCCGAAAGTCTCTGGCCGGCGGTCATCCTCTTCGTCGCGTTGCAGGGGATCTTCTTTGTGGTCGGCAATGTCATTCTGCCCCGCATGCAGGGCGACAGCCTGAACATGGACCCCACGGTCGTGCTGCTGTCTCTGGCGGTCTGGGGCGCGCTTTGGGGCGTGCCGGGGATGTTCCTGTCGACGCCGCTCACCGTCGCCGCGATGGTCATCCTCGCCCAGTTCGAAGGCTCGCGCTGGATCGCGATCCTGCTCTCGGAGGACGGCGATCCTCAGGGCGTTCCCGAGACCCCCGCAGCGGACGCTGCGCAAAAGAAATGA